The proteins below come from a single Myxococcales bacterium genomic window:
- a CDS encoding response regulator transcription factor → MALALGPGDPPALDELVATLARESIDVAVVSLATALAEPAAVGAVLVAWAPSGLGALTFDELVAWGHRVQPPAGLIAGIADRDVAAAEAALRAGFDDAVGVGCSPRELAARIRAVHRRVVRAPAQAAAGAARRLTHRTLVLDPDSCELWLDGRAVALTLTEFTMLVALVRARGGVLSRAELLDQAWGGDSLEVGERAVDNVVLRLRRKVGRPELVQTVRGIGFRLGPIDEPDGE, encoded by the coding sequence GTGGCGCTCGCGCTGGGCCCGGGCGATCCGCCAGCGCTCGACGAGCTGGTCGCGACGCTTGCCCGCGAGTCGATCGACGTCGCGGTCGTGTCGCTGGCGACGGCGCTCGCCGAGCCGGCCGCGGTCGGGGCCGTGCTCGTCGCCTGGGCGCCGAGCGGGCTCGGGGCCCTGACCTTCGATGAGCTGGTGGCGTGGGGGCACCGCGTGCAGCCGCCGGCCGGGTTGATCGCGGGCATCGCCGACCGCGACGTCGCCGCGGCCGAGGCGGCGCTGCGGGCGGGGTTCGACGACGCGGTCGGCGTCGGGTGCTCGCCGCGCGAGCTGGCGGCGCGCATCCGCGCGGTCCACCGGCGCGTGGTGCGGGCGCCGGCCCAGGCCGCGGCCGGCGCGGCGCGGCGGCTCACGCACCGGACCCTGGTGCTCGATCCCGACAGCTGCGAGCTGTGGCTCGACGGGCGCGCGGTCGCGTTGACCCTGACCGAGTTCACGATGCTGGTCGCGCTGGTGCGCGCCCGCGGCGGCGTGCTCAGCCGGGCCGAGCTGCTCGATCAGGCCTGGGGCGGCGACAGCCTCGAGGTCGGCGAGCGCGCGGTCGACAACGTGGTCCTGCGCCTGCGCCGGAAGGTCGGCCGCCCCGAGCTGGTCCAGACCGTGCGCGGCATCGGCTTCCGCCTCGGTCCGATCGACGAGCCCGACGGCGAGTAG
- a CDS encoding beta-lactamase family protein, translated as MEQLANPAPAPCGGGYADGFAPVAERFAAQLADGSELGAGFAVYHRGRCVVDLWGGRADVAGDRPWARDTRTVVFSVTKGLAAMALTMLADRGVLDWDAPVAAAWPGFAAAGKDAITIRTLVDHRAGLLGLDQPLTLDDCVRPERKERVVRALEQQRPAWAPGTRQGYHAITWGMYARELFERLTGDDLGGFLRRELFTPLGADVDLGTPAEVDDRIATLYPPSNGARLGHMLRAALGRSTEGRLARAVLRPGSWPRAAFLNPKTGPAGIAVYDTIPVRRAALAWASATASAHGLARAYVPFASGGVGFGRTYVDAATLTPLRARESWAERDLVLQRPMGWTRGFVKEDAGVFSPHGEAFGHPGMGGALGWCDPVRELAIGYVMNRLDWRVRSPRALALCRALYACAPVAAPTT; from the coding sequence ATGGAGCAGCTCGCCAACCCTGCGCCGGCGCCGTGCGGCGGCGGCTACGCCGACGGCTTCGCGCCGGTGGCCGAGCGCTTCGCGGCCCAGCTCGCCGACGGCTCGGAGCTCGGCGCGGGGTTCGCGGTCTACCACCGCGGCCGGTGCGTGGTCGATCTGTGGGGCGGCCGCGCCGACGTCGCGGGCGATCGCCCCTGGGCCCGCGACACGCGGACCGTGGTGTTCTCGGTGACCAAGGGCCTCGCGGCGATGGCCCTGACGATGCTCGCCGATCGCGGCGTGCTCGACTGGGACGCGCCGGTCGCGGCCGCCTGGCCCGGGTTCGCGGCCGCGGGCAAGGACGCGATCACGATCCGGACGCTCGTCGACCACCGCGCCGGGCTGCTCGGCCTCGATCAGCCGCTGACCCTGGACGACTGCGTTCGGCCCGAGCGCAAGGAGCGCGTGGTGCGCGCCCTCGAGCAGCAACGGCCGGCGTGGGCGCCGGGCACCCGCCAGGGCTACCACGCGATCACCTGGGGCATGTACGCGCGCGAGCTGTTCGAGCGCCTGACCGGCGACGACCTCGGCGGGTTCCTGCGCCGCGAGCTGTTCACGCCGCTCGGCGCCGACGTCGACCTGGGCACGCCGGCCGAGGTCGACGATCGGATCGCGACGCTGTACCCGCCGAGCAACGGCGCCCGTCTGGGCCACATGCTGCGGGCGGCGCTGGGGCGCTCGACCGAGGGCCGGCTCGCGCGCGCGGTGCTGCGCCCGGGCTCGTGGCCGCGCGCGGCGTTCCTCAACCCGAAGACCGGCCCGGCCGGGATCGCGGTCTACGACACCATCCCGGTGCGGCGCGCCGCGCTGGCGTGGGCGTCGGCGACCGCGAGCGCCCACGGCCTGGCCCGCGCCTACGTCCCGTTCGCGAGCGGCGGCGTCGGGTTCGGCCGGACGTACGTCGACGCCGCGACGCTCACGCCGCTGCGCGCGCGGGAGAGCTGGGCCGAGCGCGACCTCGTGCTGCAGCGGCCGATGGGCTGGACCCGCGGCTTCGTGAAGGAGGACGCCGGGGTGTTCTCGCCGCACGGCGAGGCGTTCGGCCACCCCGGCATGGGCGGCGCGCTCGGCTGGTGCGATCCGGTGCGCGAGCTGGCGATCGGCTACGTGATGAACCGGCTCGACTGGCGGGTGCGGTCGCCGCGCGCGCTGGCGCTGTGCCGCGCGCTGTACGCGTGCGCGCCGGTGGCCGCGCCGACGACGTGA